A part of Camelus ferus isolate YT-003-E chromosome 6, BCGSAC_Cfer_1.0, whole genome shotgun sequence genomic DNA contains:
- the NKX2-8 gene encoding homeobox protein Nkx-2.8: MLFFSNNPHYLSPLRANQTESLMPRAASSRLWEVTGLSRGGGRGGAGGGGGTFRARWGFGAALIQVLNVWETQTSAFKASRWEELSVYINRDLAVNALISRRPAHGVRLSRPPIGAGSWVASRFPACPAPASFPSSAMATPGRLSFTVRRLLDLPEQDAQHLRKREPDLRAPRPGPCATWLESERCHYPSSDESSPEASPRDSSQRPSARPASPGSDTEKRKKRRVLFSKAQTLELERRFRQQRYLSAPEREQLARLLRLTPTQVKIWFQNHRYKLKRARAPGAAESLDLAAPGEVRPAPGLLRRVVVPVLVGDGQPCGGSGEVGTVAAQDKSCASPLATCPLPGYAAFGPGSAFGLFPAYQHLAPPALVSWNW; the protein is encoded by the exons ATGTTATTCTTTAGTAACAATCCCCATTATCTGTCCCCACTTCGGGCTAATCAGACAGAATCGCTAATGCCGAGGGCTGCTTCCAGCCGCCTCTGGGAGGTAACGGGGCTCTCGAGGGGCgggggacggggcggggcggggggcggaggTGGCACCTTCCGGGCTCGCTGGGGCTTTGGTGCAGCACTCATTCAGGTACTTAACGTCTGGGAGACCCAGACCTCGGCTTTCAAAGCATCCCGGTGGGAAGAGCTGTCTGTTTATATAAATAGGGATTTGGCGGTAAACGCGCTAATATCTCGGCGGCCAGCGCATGGCGTGCGCCTCTCACGCCCACCCATAGGAGCGGGGTCCTGGGTCGCCTCTCGGTTCCCggcctgccctgcccccgcctccttcccctcctcggCCATGGCCACCCCTGGACGCCTCAGCTTCACCGTGCGCAGGCTCCTGGATTTACCCGAGCAGGACGCGCAGCACCTGCGGAAGCGGGAGCCGGATCTACGTGCCCCAAGGCCCGGTCCCTGCGCCACCTGGTTGGAATCTGAGCGCTGCCACTACCCCT CCTCGGACGAGAGCAGCCCAGAGGCCAGCCCGCGTGACTCGTCTCAGCGGCCGTCCGCCCGGCCTGCGTCTCCGGGCTCCGACACCGAGAAGAGGAAGAAGCGGCGGGTGCTGTTCTCCAAGGCGCAGACGCTGGAGCTGGAGCGGCGCTTCCGGCAGCAGCGCTACCTGTCAGCGCCGGAGCGCGAGCAGCTAGCGCGCCTGCTGCGCCTCACGCCCACGCAGGTCAAAATCTGGTTCCAGAACCATCGCTATAAGCTGaagcgcgcgcgcgcgccggGGGCCGCGGAGTCGCTCGACCTGGCAGCGCCGGGCGAGGTGCGCCCTGCGCCGGGCCTGCTGCGCCGCGTTGTGGTGCCCGTGCTGGTGGGCGACGGGCAGCCATGCGGCGGCAGCGGCGAAGTGGGCACGGTCGCCGCGCAGGACAAGAGCTGCGCGTCCCCGCTCGccacctgccctctgcctggctaCGCCGCCTTCGGGCCCGGCTCGGCGTTCGGCCTCTTCCCCGCCTACCAGCACTTAGCGCCCCCAGCCCTGGTCTCCTGGAACTGGTGA